The Streptomyces sp. NBC_01244 genome contains a region encoding:
- the recN gene encoding DNA repair protein RecN, with translation MRIRSLGVIDDAVVELSPGFTAVTGETGAGKTMVVTSLGLLLGGRADPALVRIGAKAAVVEGRIVMRPDAPAALRAEEAGAELDDGALLISRTVSAEGRSRAHVGGRSVPVGLLAELADDLVAVHGQTDQQGLLRPARQRQALDRYAGDAVAVPLEKYAAAHRRLRAVAGELEEITTRARERAQEADLLRFGLDEIAGVEPLSGEDTELAAEAERLGHAESLSSAAQVAHAALAGNVEDPEGVDAGALVAGAHRALESVRSHDPALGALAERIGELGILLGDVAGELAGYADDLDADPLRLAVVEERRAALTQLIRKYGSAGHPENTVDSVLEWAERGSVRLLELDGDDERIDELTAERDGLRLELAALAQALTDARGEAATRFASAVTEELASLAMPHARVTIDVRQTEDPEGVEVGGRLVAYGPSGVDEVELLLAPHPGAQPRPIAKGASGGELSRVMLAVEVVFAGSDPVPTYLFDEVDAGVGGKAAVEVGRRLAKLAKSAQVVVVTHLPQVAAFADRQLLVEKTNDGSVTRSGVTVLEGEARIRELSRMLAGHEDSASARAHAEELLAAARSPE, from the coding sequence ATGCGGATACGGTCGCTCGGGGTCATCGACGACGCTGTGGTCGAGCTGTCACCCGGTTTCACCGCGGTGACCGGCGAGACCGGCGCGGGCAAGACCATGGTCGTCACCAGCCTCGGGCTGTTGCTCGGCGGGCGCGCCGACCCTGCCCTGGTGCGGATCGGGGCCAAGGCCGCGGTCGTCGAAGGGCGCATCGTCATGCGCCCGGACGCCCCCGCGGCGCTGCGCGCCGAGGAGGCCGGTGCCGAGCTCGACGACGGCGCGCTGCTGATCAGCCGGACCGTTTCCGCCGAGGGCCGCTCGCGCGCCCACGTCGGCGGCCGCTCCGTGCCCGTCGGACTGCTCGCCGAACTCGCCGACGACCTCGTCGCCGTCCACGGCCAGACCGACCAGCAGGGACTGCTCCGGCCCGCCCGGCAGCGCCAGGCCCTCGACCGGTACGCGGGCGACGCCGTCGCCGTCCCGCTGGAGAAGTACGCCGCCGCCCACCGCAGGCTGCGCGCCGTCGCCGGAGAGCTGGAGGAGATCACCACCCGGGCCCGGGAACGCGCCCAGGAGGCCGACCTGCTGCGCTTCGGGCTCGACGAGATCGCCGGCGTGGAACCGCTCTCGGGTGAGGACACCGAACTGGCGGCGGAGGCGGAGCGCCTCGGGCACGCCGAATCCCTGTCCTCGGCCGCCCAGGTCGCGCACGCGGCCCTCGCCGGCAACGTCGAGGACCCGGAGGGCGTCGACGCGGGCGCGCTCGTCGCCGGGGCGCACCGCGCACTGGAATCCGTACGCTCCCACGACCCGGCGCTCGGCGCGCTCGCCGAGCGGATCGGGGAACTGGGCATCCTGCTCGGGGACGTGGCCGGGGAACTCGCCGGCTACGCGGACGACCTGGACGCCGATCCGCTGCGGCTGGCGGTCGTGGAGGAGCGCCGGGCGGCGCTGACCCAGCTGATCCGGAAGTACGGATCCGCCGGGCACCCCGAGAACACAGTGGACTCCGTCCTGGAGTGGGCCGAACGGGGTTCCGTACGGCTGCTCGAGCTGGACGGAGACGACGAGCGGATCGACGAGCTGACCGCCGAGCGTGACGGGCTGCGCCTCGAACTCGCCGCACTGGCCCAGGCGTTGACCGACGCACGGGGCGAAGCGGCGACCCGCTTCGCGTCCGCCGTCACCGAGGAGCTGGCCTCCCTGGCGATGCCGCACGCACGGGTCACCATCGACGTCCGGCAGACCGAGGACCCCGAGGGGGTCGAGGTCGGCGGCCGGCTCGTCGCGTACGGGCCCTCGGGCGTCGACGAGGTCGAACTGCTCCTGGCCCCGCACCCCGGCGCCCAGCCGCGGCCGATCGCCAAGGGCGCCTCGGGCGGTGAGCTGTCCCGGGTGATGCTCGCCGTCGAGGTCGTCTTCGCGGGCTCCGACCCGGTGCCCACGTACCTCTTCGACGAGGTCGACGCGGGCGTCGGCGGCAAGGCGGCCGTGGAGGTCGGGCGGCGGCTCGCGAAACTGGCCAAGTCGGCGCAGGTCGTGGTCGTCACGCACCTGCCGCAGGTGGCGGCCTTCGCGGACCGGCAGCTGCTGGTCGAGAAGACCAACGACGGGTCCGTGACCCGCAGCGGTGTCACCGTCCTGGAGGGCGAGGCCCGGATCCGCGAGCTGTCGCGGATGCTGGCCGGCCACGAGGACTCGGCATCGGCGCGGGCGCACGCGGAGGAGCTGCTCGCGGCGGCCCGGAGCCCGGAGTAG
- a CDS encoding NAD kinase has translation MSDLSGDPAQPGKSGTSGAPGKRTVFLLAHTGRPAAIRSAELVVQGLLRSGLGVRVLRHEAVDLPLPPEVELVAESECTPEVLAGCELLIVLGGDGTLLRGAEFARGSGVPMLGVNLGRVGFLAEAERDDLDKVVDRVVTREYEVEERMTLDVIVRTNGDVVHRDWALNEAAVQKVSPERMLEVVLEIDGRPVSGFGCDGIVCATPTGSTAYAFSAGGPVVWPEVEALLMVPISAHALFAKPLVTSPDSVLAVEVQTGTPHGVLWCDGRRTLELPAGARVEVRRGTVPVRLARLHHASFTDRLVAKFALPVSGWRGAPH, from the coding sequence GTGAGTGATCTTTCGGGGGACCCGGCACAGCCGGGCAAGTCAGGGACGTCAGGGGCGCCGGGGAAGCGGACCGTCTTCCTGCTCGCGCACACCGGGCGGCCGGCGGCCATCCGCAGCGCCGAGCTGGTGGTGCAGGGTCTGCTGCGCAGCGGGCTGGGCGTACGGGTGCTGCGGCACGAGGCGGTGGACCTGCCGCTGCCGCCCGAGGTGGAGCTGGTGGCCGAGTCCGAGTGCACCCCGGAGGTGCTCGCCGGGTGCGAGCTGCTGATCGTGCTGGGCGGCGACGGGACGCTGTTGCGCGGCGCGGAGTTCGCGCGCGGCTCGGGGGTGCCGATGCTCGGCGTCAACCTGGGCCGGGTGGGCTTCCTCGCGGAGGCGGAACGGGACGACCTGGACAAGGTCGTGGACCGGGTCGTGACCCGGGAGTACGAGGTCGAGGAGCGGATGACCCTCGATGTGATCGTGCGGACCAACGGGGACGTGGTGCACCGGGACTGGGCGCTGAACGAGGCGGCCGTCCAGAAGGTGTCCCCGGAGCGGATGCTGGAGGTGGTCCTGGAGATCGACGGGCGCCCGGTGTCCGGCTTCGGCTGCGACGGGATCGTCTGCGCGACGCCGACGGGCTCGACGGCGTACGCCTTCTCGGCCGGCGGGCCGGTGGTCTGGCCGGAGGTGGAGGCGCTGCTGATGGTGCCGATCAGCGCGCACGCGCTGTTCGCGAAGCCGCTGGTGACCTCGCCCGACTCGGTGCTGGCCGTGGAGGTGCAGACCGGGACCCCGCACGGGGTGCTGTGGTGCGACGGGCGGCGGACGCTGGAGCTGCCGGCCGGGGCCCGGGTGGAGGTCCGGCGGGGGACGGTGCCGGTGCGGCTCGCGCGGCTGCACCACGCGTCGTTCACGGACCGGCTGGTCGCGAAGTTCGCGCTGCCGGTGTCGGGATGGCGCGGGGCTCCGCACTAG
- a CDS encoding TlyA family RNA methyltransferase: MAGVARRRLDAELVRRSMARSREHAAQLIAAGRVTVGGNTATKPATQVETSAALVVLKDDSDPDYVSRGGHKLAGALAAFQPRGLLVEGRRALDAGASTGGFTDVLLRAGVDHVMAVDVGYGQLAWSLQSDDRVTVKDRTNVRELTVELIDGVPVDLVVGDLSFISIGLVLPALVRCCAPGADLVLMVKPQFEVGKDRLGSGGVVRSTELRAEAVRDVAAQAWKLGLGVLGVTASPLPGPSGNVEYFLWLRAGAPALDPADVDRAVAEGPQ, encoded by the coding sequence GTGGCAGGAGTGGCACGCCGCCGCCTGGACGCCGAACTGGTACGCCGCAGCATGGCCCGCTCCCGCGAGCACGCCGCGCAGCTGATCGCCGCCGGCCGGGTGACCGTGGGCGGCAACACGGCGACGAAGCCGGCCACCCAGGTCGAGACCAGCGCGGCCCTCGTCGTCCTCAAGGACGACAGCGACCCCGACTACGTCTCCCGGGGCGGCCACAAGCTGGCAGGGGCCCTCGCGGCCTTCCAGCCCCGGGGGCTGCTCGTGGAGGGCCGCCGGGCGCTGGACGCGGGCGCCTCGACCGGTGGTTTCACCGACGTGCTGCTGCGCGCCGGGGTGGATCACGTGATGGCCGTCGACGTCGGCTACGGGCAGCTCGCCTGGTCCCTGCAGAGCGACGACCGCGTCACCGTGAAGGACCGCACCAACGTGCGCGAGCTCACGGTGGAGCTGATCGACGGGGTGCCCGTGGACCTGGTCGTCGGCGATCTGTCCTTCATCTCCATCGGGCTGGTGCTGCCCGCGCTCGTACGCTGCTGCGCGCCCGGCGCGGACCTGGTGCTGATGGTCAAGCCGCAGTTCGAGGTCGGCAAGGACCGGCTCGGCAGCGGTGGCGTGGTGCGCAGTACGGAGCTGCGCGCCGAGGCCGTGCGGGACGTCGCGGCGCAGGCGTGGAAGCTGGGCCTGGGCGTGCTCGGGGTGACCGCGAGCCCGCTCCCGGGCCCCTCCGGCAACGTCGAGTATTTTCTGTGGCTGCGGGCGGGGGCACCGGCACTCGACCCGGCGGATGTCGATCGTGCAGTGGCGGAGGGGCCGCAGTGA
- a CDS encoding SCP2 sterol-binding domain-containing protein, whose translation MATTEECRTALDRLSDNLARAEGDVRGATALDRSLSCHITDLDRTFTGRLDGGRIRVDAVTPGPPSAKAEIRLAMTGDDLLALVTGDLKFPKAWASGRVRLEAGFRDLLRLKSLL comes from the coding sequence ATGGCTACGACCGAGGAGTGCCGTACGGCACTCGACCGACTCTCCGACAACCTGGCGCGGGCCGAAGGCGACGTGCGCGGTGCGACCGCGCTCGACCGCTCGCTGAGCTGCCACATCACCGACCTGGACCGGACCTTCACGGGCCGCCTCGACGGAGGCCGGATCCGCGTGGACGCGGTGACCCCCGGCCCGCCGTCCGCCAAGGCCGAGATCCGGCTGGCGATGACCGGCGACGACCTGCTCGCCCTGGTCACCGGCGACCTGAAGTTCCCCAAGGCCTGGGCCTCGGGCCGCGTCCGCCTGGAAGCAGGCTTCCGCGACCTCCTCCGCCTCAAGAGCCTGCTCTAG
- a CDS encoding ABC transporter ATP-binding protein, with the protein MRNQRAMGNQRSRQVQRLTAENVTLGYDQRVIAENLSVEIPDNSFTVIVGPNACGKSTLLRALSRMLKPSQGRVLLDGQAIGSMPAKKVAKTLGLLPQSSIAPDGITVADLVSRGRYPHQGLLRQWSGEDERIVEESMASTGVAELADRAVDELSGGQRQRVWIAMALAQQTPLLLLDEPTTYLDIQHQIEVLNLCAELHEDQGRTLVAVLHDLNHAARYATHLIAMRDGKVVAEGPPAEVVTAELVERVFGLRCQVISDPETGTPLVIPAARVVARAR; encoded by the coding sequence ATGAGGAACCAGAGGGCCATGGGCAATCAGAGGAGCAGGCAAGTGCAGCGGCTGACCGCGGAGAACGTGACCCTCGGCTACGACCAGCGGGTCATCGCCGAGAACCTGTCGGTGGAGATCCCCGACAACTCCTTCACCGTGATCGTCGGCCCCAACGCCTGCGGCAAGTCCACCCTGCTGCGCGCCCTGTCGCGGATGCTGAAGCCCTCGCAGGGGCGCGTGCTGCTGGACGGTCAGGCCATCGGGTCGATGCCGGCGAAGAAGGTGGCCAAGACGCTGGGTCTGCTGCCGCAGTCCTCGATCGCCCCGGACGGGATCACCGTGGCGGACCTGGTCTCGCGGGGCCGCTATCCGCACCAGGGGCTGCTGCGGCAGTGGTCGGGCGAGGACGAGCGGATCGTGGAGGAGTCGATGGCCTCCACGGGGGTCGCGGAACTCGCGGACCGGGCGGTGGACGAGCTGTCGGGCGGGCAGCGCCAGCGGGTGTGGATCGCGATGGCGCTGGCGCAGCAGACGCCGCTGCTGCTGCTGGACGAGCCCACGACCTACCTGGACATCCAGCACCAGATCGAGGTGCTGAACCTCTGCGCGGAGCTCCACGAGGACCAGGGGCGGACGCTGGTCGCGGTGCTCCACGATCTGAACCACGCGGCGCGCTACGCCACCCACCTGATCGCGATGCGGGACGGGAAGGTCGTGGCGGAGGGGCCGCCGGCCGAGGTGGTCACGGCGGAGCTGGTGGAGCGGGTGTTCGGGCTGCGGTGCCAAGTCATCTCGGACCCGGAGACGGGGACGCCGCTGGTGATCCCCGCGGCGCGGGTGGTTGCTCGCGCGAGGTAG
- a CDS encoding FecCD family ABC transporter permease, with product MTVTDAPVKARGRRTGPRPVYLPGGLSLRVERRALGVGALLLVLALAMAVLLIGTGDFDIAPWDVVQTLMGNGTPAHEFIINDLRLPRVLVAVLVGAALGMAGAVFQSVSRNPLGSPDVLGFGYGSAVGALLVIVLFHGGAGEVAAGALLGGLVAGIAVYLLAYKQGIHGYRLVLVGIGASAMLVAVIQYLLTKAQLVDATRAMVWLTGSLAGRDWAQVWPLLATCAVLFPLVLGQSRALRMIEMGDDAAYAVGVRVERTRLVLMVAAILLTTAASAAAGPISFVALAAPQLARRLTRSPGASLLTGALMGALLLLVSDWASQRAFGADQLPVGVVTGLVGGCYLLWLLVTERKAGRI from the coding sequence GTGACAGTGACCGACGCACCCGTCAAGGCGCGCGGGCGACGGACCGGGCCCCGGCCGGTGTACCTGCCCGGCGGGCTGTCGCTGCGCGTGGAGCGGCGCGCGCTCGGCGTGGGGGCGCTGCTCCTGGTGCTCGCGCTGGCGATGGCCGTCCTGCTCATCGGCACCGGCGACTTCGACATCGCGCCGTGGGACGTCGTACAGACCCTGATGGGCAACGGCACGCCCGCGCACGAGTTCATCATCAACGACCTGCGGCTGCCGCGGGTCCTGGTCGCCGTCCTGGTGGGCGCCGCCCTCGGGATGGCCGGCGCCGTCTTCCAGTCGGTCTCGCGCAACCCGCTCGGCTCGCCGGACGTGCTCGGCTTCGGCTACGGATCGGCCGTCGGCGCGCTGCTGGTCATCGTGCTGTTCCACGGCGGCGCCGGCGAGGTGGCCGCCGGGGCCCTCCTGGGCGGGCTGGTGGCCGGAATCGCCGTGTACCTGCTCGCGTACAAGCAGGGCATCCACGGCTACCGGCTGGTCCTCGTCGGCATCGGCGCCTCCGCGATGCTGGTCGCCGTCATCCAGTACCTGCTGACGAAGGCGCAGCTCGTCGACGCCACCCGTGCGATGGTCTGGCTGACCGGCTCGCTGGCCGGCCGGGACTGGGCGCAGGTCTGGCCGCTGCTCGCGACCTGCGCGGTGCTGTTCCCGCTGGTCCTCGGCCAGAGCCGGGCCCTGCGGATGATCGAGATGGGCGACGACGCGGCGTACGCCGTCGGGGTGCGGGTGGAGCGGACGCGGCTCGTGCTGATGGTGGCGGCGATCCTGCTCACCACCGCGGCCAGCGCCGCGGCAGGGCCGATCAGCTTCGTCGCGCTGGCCGCGCCGCAGCTCGCGCGCCGGCTGACCCGCTCGCCCGGGGCGAGCCTGCTGACCGGCGCGCTGATGGGCGCCCTCCTGCTGCTGGTGTCCGACTGGGCCTCGCAGCGGGCCTTCGGCGCCGACCAGTTGCCGGTGGGGGTGGTGACCGGCCTGGTCGGCGGCTGCTACCTGCTCTGGCTGCTCGTCACCGAGCGCAAGGCGGGCCGCATATGA
- a CDS encoding FecCD family ABC transporter permease, whose translation MVESPPEPSAAPAAATRSRHGARAAGLLAAFGVLALIVVASIAVGAKQMPLEEVWHGLFHYSGTASDVVVRDLRVPRTLLGVLVGLGLGLSGAVMQALTRNPLAEPGILGVNAGAAAAVVSAISFFGASSLDEFVWWAFLGAAVVSVVVYVLGGSRSATPVRLALAGTAATAALVGYINAVQLMDSEALDKLRFWTVGSLASANMETVRQVAPFLLVGAVLALSLGRPLNAMAMGDDTARALGAHLTRTRIGAMIAITLLCGAATAACGPIVFVGLMIPHLVRFFTGPDMRWVLAYSAVLSPVLLLGADVIGRVVTRPGELQVGIVTALIGGPVFIYLVRRKRMAQL comes from the coding sequence CGGCGCGCGAGCCGCCGGTCTGCTCGCCGCCTTCGGCGTGCTCGCGCTGATCGTGGTGGCGAGCATCGCCGTCGGCGCCAAGCAGATGCCGCTCGAGGAGGTCTGGCACGGCCTCTTCCACTACTCGGGGACGGCCTCCGACGTGGTCGTGCGGGACCTGCGGGTCCCGCGCACCCTCCTCGGAGTGCTCGTCGGCCTCGGCCTCGGACTCTCCGGCGCCGTGATGCAGGCCCTGACCCGCAACCCCCTGGCCGAGCCGGGCATCCTCGGTGTCAACGCGGGGGCCGCGGCCGCCGTCGTATCGGCCATCAGCTTCTTCGGGGCGTCCTCGCTGGACGAGTTCGTGTGGTGGGCCTTCCTCGGCGCCGCCGTCGTCTCCGTGGTCGTGTACGTGCTCGGCGGCAGCCGCAGCGCCACGCCCGTGCGCCTGGCCCTCGCCGGTACGGCGGCCACCGCGGCCCTCGTCGGGTACATCAACGCCGTGCAGCTGATGGACAGCGAGGCACTGGACAAGCTCCGTTTCTGGACGGTGGGCTCGCTGGCCTCCGCGAACATGGAAACCGTCCGCCAGGTGGCGCCCTTCCTGCTGGTCGGCGCCGTCCTCGCGCTCAGCCTGGGCCGGCCGCTCAACGCCATGGCCATGGGCGACGACACCGCGCGGGCGCTCGGCGCGCACCTGACGCGGACCCGGATCGGCGCGATGATCGCCATCACCCTGCTGTGCGGGGCCGCGACCGCCGCGTGCGGGCCGATCGTCTTCGTCGGCCTGATGATCCCGCACCTCGTACGGTTCTTCACCGGCCCGGACATGCGCTGGGTGCTCGCTTACTCGGCGGTGCTCTCGCCCGTCCTGCTGCTCGGCGCCGACGTCATCGGCCGGGTCGTCACCCGGCCCGGCGAACTGCAGGTCGGCATCGTCACCGCGCTCATCGGCGGACCCGTCTTCATCTACCTCGTCCGGCGCAAGAGGATGGCCCAGCTGTGA